The Entelurus aequoreus isolate RoL-2023_Sb linkage group LG11, RoL_Eaeq_v1.1, whole genome shotgun sequence genome includes the window GACACTTCATACACaacttgctatctactgtaccaattttaaacagcagagaaaatgtaaaatacaatatattcaagatcttaaattgacTCGGCTTATTTTTattgcttctaaagggcttattggcatttttccaaatatcattgcatgatatgtctctttctaaAACGTTTAAGTAGATCATCCATTTCCAAACATATGCATGATTTGCATTCCTAGTatgatgttcatttattattccataaaatcttttaattaatgttttaattgtatCCTGATTAAAAATTGTATCTTCCAGTTCAATGCTGTTAAAAGTCATACTTTCAGAGTAAATGCATTTCTTTACAGTGTGTttttaaagagatacaatttaaaaattattTCTGGGTGTATCAACTaattcattgaacggtttaaaggaGTTTACatgaataatatgatgaggtttagcaATACCTCTATCTTTCCACATGGTCCATTTGACCACAttttcataaataataatattctgaTTGTACCAAAGAGGTTGATTCATGACTTTTTCTTGCAACTgtattttcagtaaaaaaaattgctgAATCATACTAAAACCGGGGCGTATGAAAACCGAAGTACAGCAAAAGGAAGatatgtttttccattcacaaccGTTCTTTTTGTTTATAGAGAGTTGTCCCCATCATCTACTGGAAAAAGGTAAGGGTCTGCATGCTTATATCCTACAAGCTAGTTGCACTGCTGCATACACACATTATTTGTGTATCTTTCTCTGCTGCAAATTTAATTATATCTCATGTTGATATCCATAGGCCATCTGCACGACTCTCACAGCATCGGCGGAAGAAGCGAAAGGAGATAGAGGAAACCATTTCGGAGAGCAATACACACAGACAAAGTAAAATTAATGTTCTTACTTGTAGGAATGAGAATCCAAGTGTTTCAATTCCTTAGACTGATTTGCCAGTTTTGTGAACGATTCTTTATCGATTTCTGTGGGCGCGTGTGATGTCAACACGCGTGACGCCGAATGGCGGCAAAAAAGAGTTATTAACTATAAAGAATGACAACATGGCAACTTGCAATATTTGCAAAGTAAATATTACATCAAAGGGAGGAAAtactaaaataaacattatttagcACCTACAGGATGTGATGACTTAGAATTAAGTACGTTTTTTTTATCCGAGCTGAAAGAGAATCTCCAACAACATAGCACATCGTCTGTTATACAGCAGGTAACTAACTAACACTGCCTATCATGTTATAATAACCTGCtattattaactgtaaatgtgAAATTAATGCTTCTCATGCATTACATGACGAGACAGCATCTGGCTGGCTGGGAGGCTGCACACCTTCTCCCTGTCTGAAAGGTGttctccacagctggagacaccaTAATTAGCCAGAAAGATTTTGTATCCTTCCTAAAAAAGAAGATATGCTTATTTTCTGTGAAGTAATTGTTCTTAGTTGATGGTTGCAGAATTGCACAATGCAGAGTTCAATTGGACTTGACTTGTATTCGTCACTGGCTAATgtagttttatgctcttttgagtggtcagctcctatattctttaaacagatAAATGTATTTTCTATTAGAAAAAAAGTCAACATGTATTACTGAACATTATTGTGTGATTGCCACAGAGTACTTTGTTGTGCAGTGTTTCTGTTTATTTCTACAGTAGAATGTTTCATAgttatttaattttcaaaacaaattttttttttatggcaacccccTGTCATCTCTTCAAGGAGCCCAATGCTTTGGGCCTCGTAAGAACTCATTGTTGTGTTTGTACACTTGTGTTTCTtctaaactaaacaaagttgATGATAATCAACCGGTTCATTTGACTATTTCTTTAAAATCATAAACGATACAAGAATTGAAAATGAAATCGGAATCGTAAAAATctgatcaattcccatccctgctTGCcttcttttaaaatatttttttagcatgaATAACTTTCCCTCTTTCTTTTATCCAGATGCTTACATTATCAAATTGTTCGATCGAAGTGTGGACTTGGCTCAGTTCAACCCCAGCTCCCCTCTTTATCCTATTTGTCGTGCCTGGATGAGAAATAACCCCGCAGTCCGAGAGCCCGGTGAAGGATACCCGAGATCTCCAGTCATTCTCGAGGAAGAGGTGAGTGAGGTCACTCGCTTATGTGAAATAACTGTGTTTCAATTTTTACTATTCTACTAAGTGGTTCCACCTGTCCAGCATCTTCTTGCAACCCACCAGTGCCACAATTCGGATTGCAGTCCTGTGGAAAAAAATGGTCACTTTAAAATATGACAGTGCAGAATATTAGTCAGGTTTAATGATGGACACAGTGTAACCCTCAAATAGAGTATTTCATTTTAGTATGTTTTATATGGTAGAAATTGTTGTTCAATCTAAATTAAGCAGAGACAACTGGACATTTTAGCCGTTCAACAGTATGACTAAATGTAACTTTTGTACTTGCAGGTTCCAGACATGATCAATGGCAAAGAACAAAATGTATACAGACTCCCTCCTCCAACAGCGTGTGCCGTCAGCACGTCTGGTGAACCTGTCAATCTCAGGATTCC containing:
- the lin37 gene encoding protein lin-37 homolog, which encodes MHHVKIKTERPDADGTAARSRLDDILKGLVEKAENKRDQNDNDSGKISVDTITKELSPSSTGKRPSARLSQHRRKKRKEIEETISESNTHRQNAYIIKLFDRSVDLAQFNPSSPLYPICRAWMRNNPAVREPGEGYPRSPVILEEEVPDMINGKEQNVYRLPPPTACAVSTSGEPVNLRIPPTEKPSVTKLTDSMPASDSIISDHMERWKKIRQKWKECSNKNQLRYSESIKILKEMKELYDH